One segment of Palaemon carinicauda isolate YSFRI2023 chromosome 35, ASM3689809v2, whole genome shotgun sequence DNA contains the following:
- the LOC137627200 gene encoding ADP-ribosylation factor-like protein 4A, translating into MVRLQTLKELTSLSRTRTPSTDHQAEKLPIRPQQPVLITTLGTSFLIWDVGGQEKIRPLWRSYTRCTDGIVFVVDSVDMERLEEARCELHKTARLPENTQVPILVLANKQDLPGAREPTEIERLLGLAELANTHLWHIQPACAITGEGLDEALENLYEMIHKQRRISKTNKKKPR; encoded by the exons atggtaaggttgcagacactaaaggagctaacgagtttgagcaggactcgaacgccATCTACCGATCACCAGGCCGAgaagttaccaataaggccacaacaaccagttttaatcaccacactg GGGACCAGCTTCCTAATCTGGGACGTGGGAGGCCAGGAGAAGATCAGGCCCCTTTGGCGGTCCTACACCCGGTGCACCGACGGAATCGTGTTTGTGGTGGATTCCGTCGATATGGAGAGATTAGAGGAAGCCAGGTGCGAACTCCACAAGACGGCAAGGCTTCCAGAGAACACGCAG GTCCCAATCTTGGTACTAGCAAACAAGCAAGACTTGCCTGGTGCTCGAGAGCCCACTGAGATAGAGCGATTATTAGGACTGGCAGAGCTTGCTAATACACATCTTTGGCACATACAG CCAGCATGCGCCATCACCGGAGAGGGCCTAGACGAAGCCTTAGAGAACCTCTACGAGATGATCCACAAGCAGAGGCGCATTTCCAAAACCAACAAGAAGAAGCCCAGATGA